In Sphingomonas sp. PAMC26645, one DNA window encodes the following:
- a CDS encoding class I mannose-6-phosphate isomerase → MPATLLHTHRVEKPWGRDTLWPGFEDAAPGTPPIGEVWFQEPGNTTPDLLIKYLFTSEKLSVQVHPNDEQAHARGLPRGKDECWTVLAAEPTSTIAVGTKQPISKDELRQSAIDGTIEDKLDWKSVKPGDFMYCASDTIHAIGGGLTVIEVQQNSETTYRLYDYGSDRELHLKDGIDVADPTPYVPVAPPIEVETGRTIMVEGPKFVIERWKGGDHVVNLPEGTTGWVIPITGSGDVAGVAFKAGECATMTGSETVSTSADADVLFAYPLSKRI, encoded by the coding sequence ATGCCCGCCACCCTGCTGCATACCCACCGCGTCGAGAAGCCCTGGGGTCGCGACACGCTCTGGCCCGGGTTCGAGGATGCCGCCCCCGGTACGCCGCCGATCGGCGAAGTCTGGTTCCAGGAGCCCGGCAACACCACGCCCGATCTGCTGATCAAATACTTGTTCACCAGCGAGAAGCTGTCGGTCCAGGTTCATCCCAACGACGAGCAGGCACACGCCCGCGGCCTGCCGCGCGGCAAGGACGAGTGCTGGACGGTCCTCGCCGCCGAGCCGACCTCGACGATCGCGGTCGGCACGAAGCAGCCGATCTCGAAGGACGAACTCCGGCAGTCGGCGATCGACGGCACGATCGAGGACAAGCTCGACTGGAAGTCGGTCAAGCCGGGCGACTTCATGTATTGCGCGTCCGACACGATCCACGCGATCGGCGGCGGGCTGACGGTAATCGAGGTCCAGCAGAACTCCGAGACCACCTACCGTCTCTACGATTACGGCAGCGACCGCGAGCTTCACCTCAAGGACGGAATCGACGTCGCCGACCCCACGCCCTACGTCCCCGTCGCGCCGCCGATCGAAGTCGAGACCGGCCGCACGATCATGGTCGAAGGCCCGAAATTCGTGATCGAGCGCTGGAAGGGCGGCGACCACGTCGTCAACCTGCCCGAAGGCACGACCGGCTGGGTAATCCCGATCACCGGCTCGGGCGATGTCGCAGGCGTCGCGTTCAAGGCCGGCGAATGCGCGACGATGACCGGCAGCGAGACGGTCTCGACGAGTGCGGATGCGGATGTGCTGTTCGCGTATCCGCTGTCGAAGCGGATCTGA
- the recN gene encoding DNA repair protein RecN, with translation MLTDLSIRDVVLIEALDLGFGEGLGVLTGETGAGKSILLDALGLALGGRGDSGLVRHGAAQAVVTATFDAPAPESPLAMLFDENGLEIEHGEPLIVKRIVKADGGSRGFVNDQPASAGLLREMAPHLVEIHGQHDERGLLNARGHRALLDIFGRTEPGATGKAYAAFRAAEAELAAARADIETAARDREWLEHTVAELTALAPVAGEEETLADTRRSMQRAEKIADDLAAIDDFLEGKDGGMAKLRQAARVLERIAEDHVALGNALAAVDRAVIEASVAEESLRDARAEMAYDPRALEDDEARLFELRAMARKHRVQPDDLAALADEMRARLERLDAGEGGIAKIEARVASARKAFDAASDALTKRRLAAAKRLDVAVAGELAPLKLDAARFQTVVAPLSEEGWSAAGKDRVEFEISTNPGAPFAALTKIASGGELSRFILALKVALAEEGGASTMVFDEIDRGVGGAVASAIGERLARLALSTQLLVVTHSPQVAARGAKHLLIAKSSDGTVTRTGVRALSENERREEIARMLSGAQITDEARAQAERLLEQG, from the coding sequence ATGCTGACCGATCTTTCCATTCGCGACGTGGTGCTTATCGAGGCGCTGGATCTGGGATTCGGCGAAGGGCTAGGCGTGCTGACCGGCGAGACCGGCGCGGGCAAGTCGATCCTGCTCGACGCTCTGGGGCTGGCGCTGGGTGGCCGCGGCGACAGCGGGCTGGTGCGGCATGGCGCTGCTCAAGCTGTCGTGACCGCGACGTTCGATGCCCCTGCCCCCGAATCGCCGCTTGCGATGTTGTTCGACGAGAACGGGCTGGAGATCGAGCACGGCGAACCGTTGATCGTGAAGCGCATCGTCAAGGCGGACGGCGGCAGTCGCGGGTTCGTCAACGACCAGCCGGCGTCGGCGGGTCTGCTGCGCGAGATGGCGCCGCATCTAGTTGAGATCCACGGGCAGCATGACGAGCGCGGGTTGCTGAATGCGCGCGGGCATCGGGCGCTGCTCGACATCTTCGGGCGGACCGAGCCTGGGGCTACCGGGAAGGCGTACGCTGCGTTTCGGGCGGCCGAAGCGGAGTTGGCGGCGGCTCGCGCGGATATCGAGACGGCGGCGCGAGATCGCGAGTGGCTTGAGCATACGGTTGCCGAACTGACCGCGCTGGCGCCTGTCGCGGGCGAGGAGGAGACGCTGGCGGATACGCGGCGGTCGATGCAGCGCGCGGAGAAGATCGCGGACGACCTGGCGGCGATCGACGATTTCCTCGAGGGCAAGGACGGCGGGATGGCGAAGCTGCGCCAGGCCGCGCGCGTGCTCGAGCGGATCGCGGAGGATCATGTCGCGCTGGGCAATGCGCTGGCGGCGGTCGATCGCGCGGTGATCGAGGCTTCGGTGGCGGAGGAGAGCCTGCGCGATGCTCGGGCGGAGATGGCGTATGATCCGCGCGCGCTGGAGGACGACGAGGCGCGGTTGTTCGAGCTGCGGGCGATGGCGCGCAAGCACCGCGTGCAGCCGGATGACTTGGCCGCGCTGGCGGACGAGATGCGCGCGCGGCTGGAACGGCTCGATGCGGGCGAGGGCGGGATCGCGAAGATCGAGGCACGCGTTGCGTCAGCGCGGAAGGCATTCGATGCGGCTTCGGATGCTTTGACGAAGCGGCGGTTGGCGGCGGCGAAGCGCCTCGATGTGGCGGTGGCGGGTGAGTTGGCGCCGTTGAAGCTGGACGCGGCGCGGTTCCAGACGGTGGTCGCGCCGCTGAGTGAAGAGGGCTGGTCGGCGGCGGGCAAGGACCGCGTCGAGTTCGAGATCTCGACCAACCCGGGGGCGCCGTTCGCGGCGCTCACCAAGATCGCGTCGGGCGGCGAGTTGTCGCGCTTCATCCTCGCGCTGAAGGTCGCGTTGGCGGAAGAGGGCGGCGCGTCGACGATGGTGTTCGACGAGATCGACCGCGGCGTCGGTGGCGCCGTGGCGAGCGCGATCGGCGAGCGACTCGCGCGGCTGGCGCTGAGCACGCAGTTGCTGGTGGTGACGCACAGCCCGCAGGTCGCGGCGCGGGGGGCGAAGCATCTGCTGATCGCCAAGAGCAGTGACGGGACGGTCACGCGGACTGGCGTGCGGGCCTTGTCCGAGAACGAACGGCGGGAAGAGATCGCGCGGATGCTGTCGGGCGCGCAGATTACGGATGAAGCGCGGGCTCAGGCGGAGCGGTTGCTCGAGCAGGGTTGA
- a CDS encoding outer membrane protein assembly factor BamD, with amino-acid sequence MRIPQSLPSMSRAFAVTLIAALALPMAGCAGRSAKGDLPYVARDVGTLYSTAKARLDQGRYKEAAQLFDEVERQHPYSIWARRAQIMSAFSYYLAKDYTASISSAQRFLAVHPGNRDAPYAYYLIALGYYEQITDVTRDQKITRQALDSLGELMRRYPNTRYASDARLKIDLVNDHLAGKEMEIGRFYETRGQWLAANGRFRTVIDKFQQTTHTPEALMRLTETYLQLGVPIEAEKAAAVLGRNYPGTDWYDHAYKLMQDHPVKPIAPLAPGEPVVPTGTAGTPGTGALELPKANGNTGGTGAGSVSSPAPVGPGSATRTGPGN; translated from the coding sequence ATGCGTATCCCCCAGTCCCTTCCGAGCATGTCGCGTGCCTTTGCTGTCACGCTCATCGCAGCGCTTGCGCTCCCCATGGCCGGTTGTGCGGGTCGTTCCGCCAAGGGCGACCTTCCTTACGTCGCGCGTGACGTGGGGACGCTTTACTCGACCGCCAAGGCGCGGCTCGACCAGGGGCGCTACAAGGAGGCGGCGCAGTTGTTCGACGAGGTCGAGCGGCAGCATCCCTATTCGATCTGGGCGCGTCGTGCGCAGATCATGTCGGCGTTCAGCTATTACCTCGCCAAGGATTACACCGCGTCGATCAGCTCGGCGCAGCGCTTTCTCGCGGTGCATCCGGGTAACCGCGACGCGCCCTACGCTTATTACCTGATCGCACTCGGCTATTACGAGCAGATCACCGACGTCACGCGCGACCAGAAGATCACGCGCCAAGCGCTCGATTCGCTCGGCGAACTGATGCGTCGCTATCCGAACACGCGCTATGCGTCGGATGCGCGGCTGAAGATCGATCTGGTCAACGACCATCTCGCCGGCAAGGAGATGGAGATCGGGCGGTTCTACGAAACGCGCGGCCAGTGGCTCGCAGCGAACGGCCGCTTCCGCACCGTGATCGACAAGTTCCAGCAGACCACGCACACACCCGAGGCGCTGATGCGGCTGACCGAGACGTATCTGCAGCTCGGCGTGCCGATCGAGGCCGAGAAGGCCGCCGCGGTGCTGGGCCGCAACTATCCAGGCACCGACTGGTATGATCACGCCTACAAGCTGATGCAGGACCATCCGGTGAAGCCGATCGCACCGCTGGCACCGGGCGAGCCAGTCGTGCCGACGGGAACCGCAGGCACGCCGGGTACCGGGGCGCTGGAGCTTCCCAAGGCGAACGGCAACACCGGTGGCACGGGCGCGGGCAGCGTTTCCAGCCCCGCACCCGTCGGTCCGGGCAGCGCGACGCGGACCGGCCCCGGCAACTGA